The genomic stretch AAGCTAACTGATACTAATTGCCCGTAAGGCTTGATCCTATAACAGGTGTGTGTCGGCAGCCGTTAGTGCTTCAGCACTTATGGATGCCCCATCCTGCGCCATGCGCAGGGTCTTGAGACCACATGCACAGGTTGAGATCGATGTTGTGCCTCGAACAACACAGCCCGAGCTTGCTGAAAGCTCCTCTGGTGAGCATCACCAGAAACTACTTCTTCCAGATTGGTTGTGTTGACAAAGTCAACACGACAACAAGTCATGCCTGATGACCATAGCGAGTCGGTCCCACCCCTTCCCATCCCGAACAGGACCGTGAAACGACTCCACGCCGATGATAGTGCGGATTCCCGTGTGAAAGTAGGTAATCGTCAGGCTCCCCAGCATGTCCAGAAACCCCACCCCACAAAGGTGGGGTTTTTGCGTTTACGACCGTAAAAAGTGGCGGTAAATAACGGGCGTAAAAAAGGGTGCAAATCGCCATGGCCGTAGTGGGCTCCCCGATTCGAGCAAAAAAGCGGGTACGTTACTCCTTCCCGATCCGGATCGCGTTCGCGTAACCCGTCAGCTCCAGATAGGCCCGTCCGACGTCCGCGCCGTCGCGGCTCACCCGCACGGCACCTTCCCAATACACTGCGCCGGTCGATTGACGAGAGTCGAGTTCCTGGTCGTCCATTAACGGATCGAGGCGCCACGTAAGCGCGCCGGTTTTGACCATCATCGAGACGGGATATAACGTGTTCGTGCGTGGCGAGCGCCATGTGCGAAGCGGAATGAAGTCGACCTGATCGCGGCTAAACGTCGTCACCTGACCGTCGCGATTTCTGAGCGCTGCATGTGCCCATACCGCGTGTCCATCGCGACTGCGGACTTTGAATGCCATCAAGGCTGAACCATCCGTCAGGTTGGCGCCGAGCCAATCCCATCCGACCGCGTTGGTATCGAGCAGCGTGCTCGACCATTCGTGATCGAGCCATGCCGCGCCGGTAACGGCCGTTTCGCCCGTCGATTTGCTGCCTGCCGCGACTGGTCGAACTACGCTGCCGCTCACGCGCAAGTGCGGCTCGCTGTAGTAATAGCTCGCCTGCTCGGGCCGCGGACCTTTGCGGGAGTAGCCGTGTTCGCCCTGGAGCAAGGGCGCTTGCGTTGGCATCAGCGAAAGATGCAGCGCGAAATTCCCGGCATCGACTTCAACGTCGTAGTGGCCGTCCCGGGCACGGATGATTTTCCATGCCTCGAGTTTCACGTCGGTAGTGTCCGGCTTCGCATACGCCAGCCCGAAGCCTTGGCGACCAATGCGCTGATCGTGTGTCAGATGACCTAGCGCAGGATCGCTTAACGCGGCATGAGCAATGATCAATTGCGAAGGTGCGAACGCACTCGGGTCCGCTGGCTCGTGACCGGTCGCCGAGCGAAAGAACGTGATCTGGAAACCGAGCGGCTGATTGTCCGGTGTCGTGAGCCAACCTGTTGCGTACCACCACTCGGTGCGAAAAGCCGCGTGTGCGCCGGTGTCTTGCGGCAGCACAATCGGATGCGCCGGCGTGACCGCTGCAAAAGCGGGTGTCGCGGCGACCGCAGAGGCGGTAGCCATCAAACCTATGCAAAGCAACGCCGCATGAATCGTAGCGCTCAGTCGCCGTGCACTTGCCAAGCGGCGCAGCGCAGCCGATGACTTGTTTCGAATGCTGTGCGCCAGGCAGATGCGACCGGCTCGATAAGAGCGTACGGCCATTTGGTACGTCATTTGATACGCCGGTTGATACGCCGGTTGATATGTCGGTTGATATGTCGGTTGATATGTCGGTTGATACGTCGGTTGATACGTCGGCTGATATGTCGGTTGATACGTCGGTTGATACGTCGCTCGATTCGTCGACCCATGCGCCGCGTCATACACCGATTCTCGTGTCATCTCACGCGACGACCTGTCCATCACCAATCCTCCTTCACCGCGCGCACCGCATCCACCGACACCGCGCCTCGTCCCGCAATCACCGCTGTCGAACACGACGAAGCCAGCATTACCAACGCCACCGTGCCGAGCACGGTCCATGGAACGTGCAGCGACATGCTCCAATGAAACGACTGCGGATTGACGACGAACACAAGGATCAGACTGATCGCGAAGCCGAGAACGAAGCCCATCGCGATACCGCAAGCGGTGAGCATCCCGCCTTCGAGTGCGAGAATCGCGAGAATCTGCGAACGGGTCACACCTACATGCCGCAGCATGCCGAACTCGCGGGCCCGTGCGAGTGTCTGTGCAGAAAACGTCGCCGCGACGCCGAACAGGCCGATGACGATCGCAACCCCCTCGAGAAGATAGGTGACGGCAAAACTTCGATCGAAAATAACCAGCGTACGCGCGCGGATTTCGCCCGGTTGCGACAGGTCCAGCGATGCACCGAAGGGCAGTGCACGCAGGCCGGCAATCACGCGTTCGACGCTCGTTCCCGGTTGAACGGCGACCGCCACATCCGTGGCGCCGGTGTCGGCGGTTAGACGCCGGTAATCCGAACGCCGTATCTGGATCGCGCCGGTCTGACGCACGTAATCACGCCAGATGCCGGCCACAACGAACACGTGGCCGCGCTCGCCGAGCGGCAACAGCACGCGCTGGCCAAGCTTATATCCATACAGATCGACCATTGCTTCGGATACCCAAACAGGTGTCTCGCCCGCATGCAACACGGAAGGCGGCAGCACCGCCCCATTCATCTGCAGATTCGCGCCTGGATCGGCGGCGTCGATTTCACGCGCGAGCACGGCGACATCAGGCCGTGCAGGGTCGAGCGTGAGATGCGAGGTGCGGGCAAACGCGGCGGTCTTGATGCCGGGCACCCTGCGCAGCAGAGTCTGTTCGTCGGGGCGCAAGCCGCCGGTGTCACCGTTCGGCGCCGCGCGAACGTACAGATCGGCCGAGAGCAGATGACCCAACCAGTCTTCGACAGAAACGCGGAAGCTGGCCACCATGATCGCCATCGCGACGATCAATGCGAAGCTCGACAGCACGCCGCCCATCGCAATCGATGCATGGCCCGGCGCATTCGCGAGACGCGTCAGCGCGAGCGTGCTGGCCGCGCCGGCACGCCGCCGCGCGCCGAAAGCACGGCTCGCCGCGCCGAATATGAAGGCGGTCACGCGCGGCATCAGCGCAATCCCGCCAACCAGTAACAGCGCAACGGCCAGATAGCCGCCGACAGGTGCATCGAACAGCGGCGGCAGCTGGGTGAGCACGGCGGCAATCAGCAGACAGGCCAAAGCGGGCCACGGCGTAGCGAGTCGTGCCAGCGCGCCTTCTTCGGCACCGGCTTTGAGCGCCGCCGCG from Paraburkholderia phytofirmans OLGA172 encodes the following:
- a CDS encoding lipocalin-like domain-containing protein; the protein is MATASAVAATPAFAAVTPAHPIVLPQDTGAHAAFRTEWWYATGWLTTPDNQPLGFQITFFRSATGHEPADPSAFAPSQLIIAHAALSDPALGHLTHDQRIGRQGFGLAYAKPDTTDVKLEAWKIIRARDGHYDVEVDAGNFALHLSLMPTQAPLLQGEHGYSRKGPRPEQASYYYSEPHLRVSGSVVRPVAAGSKSTGETAVTGAAWLDHEWSSTLLDTNAVGWDWLGANLTDGSALMAFKVRSRDGHAVWAHAALRNRDGQVTTFSRDQVDFIPLRTWRSPRTNTLYPVSMMVKTGALTWRLDPLMDDQELDSRQSTGAVYWEGAVRVSRDGADVGRAYLELTGYANAIRIGKE
- a CDS encoding FtsX-like permease family protein; the encoded protein is MMHADPRPLQRMRGHRRLARWLLGAEWRSHRGRALVAVATIALGVALGYAVQLINSAAFNEFSAAARSLSGEADLQVRGAQPLFDESIYPRLATEPGVALASPVLSLDVTVPDQSAALPVLGIDVFKASRIAPDLIGVPSPQRPFDTLAADTVFLSAAAQQWLKVKIGDDVALRNGTSIVHLRVAGGLVRTRPGQRLAVMDIAAAQWKFGKVGKLSRIDVQLERGVDRERFKRELQARLGSRWVISETRDAQSRTDRLSRAYRINMNVLALVALFTGAFLVFSTQALGVVRRRAQFAMLRVLGLTRGQLLRQILMEGALLGLLGSLSGLALGYALASGALRFFGSDLGGGYFPGVQPQVGFEPLATALFLTLGVAVSVLGSLAPALEAAHARPAAALKAGAEEGALARLATPWPALACLLIAAVLTQLPPLFDAPVGGYLAVALLLVGGIALMPRVTAFIFGAASRAFGARRRAGAASTLALTRLANAPGHASIAMGGVLSSFALIVAMAIMVASFRVSVEDWLGHLLSADLYVRAAPNGDTGGLRPDEQTLLRRVPGIKTAAFARTSHLTLDPARPDVAVLAREIDAADPGANLQMNGAVLPPSVLHAGETPVWVSEAMVDLYGYKLGQRVLLPLGERGHVFVVAGIWRDYVRQTGAIQIRRSDYRRLTADTGATDVAVAVQPGTSVERVIAGLRALPFGASLDLSQPGEIRARTLVIFDRSFAVTYLLEGVAIVIGLFGVAATFSAQTLARAREFGMLRHVGVTRSQILAILALEGGMLTACGIAMGFVLGFAISLILVFVVNPQSFHWSMSLHVPWTVLGTVALVMLASSCSTAVIAGRGAVSVDAVRAVKEDW